From the genome of Triticum aestivum cultivar Chinese Spring chromosome 3B, IWGSC CS RefSeq v2.1, whole genome shotgun sequence, one region includes:
- the LOC123065202 gene encoding indole-3-pyruvate monooxygenase YUCCA4, with protein MDCFAEAEGKRSHDPLYCNPHSPPATGFPVDNIPVPVVIVGAGPAGLGMAALLGEAGVPYKLLERCSCIGSLWRHRTYDRLCLHLPKQFCELPLMPFPKSFPTYPARDQFLEYLESYARRFNIEPQFRQAVVSAEFNGDFWWIRTKEVTSLPMVGEQATHSGKTTLYRCKWLVVATGENAEPAVPEIEGTGRFKGQLMHSCEYRSGAGYAGKQVLVVGCGNSGMEVSLDLANHNATTSMVVRGTMHVLPREMLGHSTFGISLWLLRWFSVRAVDRFLLMMARFIMGDTTNIGITRPSLGPMELKGVYGKTPVLDVGTIAKIKSGSIHVLPGVRCFHEHGVEFIDGRTENFDVVILATGYKSNVPYWLKEKTFFSEKDGFPRKSKEWKGKNGLYAVGFSRGGLLAVYNDATRISEDIVQQWRDMCMEDVRETSSNRRAACPI; from the exons ATGGACTGCTTTGCGGAGGCTGAAGGAAAGAGGTCGCATGACCCGTTGTACTGCAACCCCCACTCGCCACCGGCTACCGGCTTCCCTGTCGACAACATCCCCGTGCCGGTCGTCATCGTTGGTGCAGGGCCGGCAGGGCTGGGGATGGCCGCACTGCTCGGCGAGGCTGGAGTTCCATACAAGCTGCTCGAGCGGTGTAGCTGCATCGGCTCACTCTGGAGGCACCGCACCTACGACAGGTTATGTTTGCATCTCCCCAAACAATTCTGTGAGCTCCCACTCATGCCATTCCCGAAAAGCTTCCCCACGTACCCGGCAAGGGACCAGTTTCTGGAGTACCTCGAGTCCTATGCAAGGAGGTTCAACATCGAGCCACAGTTCCGCCAGGCCGTCGTCAGCGCCGAATTCAATGGAGACTTTTGGTGGATTCGCACAAAGGAGGTCACCTCACTACCAATGGTCGGTGAGCAGGCCACGCACAGCGGCAAAACAACTTTGTACCGCTGTAAGTGGCTTGTTGTTGCCACCGGAGAGAATGCCGAGCCAGCGGTGCCAGAGATCGAGGGCACTGGAAGGTTCAAAGGGCAGCTCATGCACTCCTGCGAGTACCGTAGCGGTGCAGGGTATGCTGGAAAACAAGTGCTTGTCGTCGGGTGTGGAAATTCTGGGATGGAAGTGTCTCTGGACCTCGCCAACCACAATGCAACAACTTCTATGGTTGTTCGTGGCACG aTGCATGTTCTGCCTAGGGAGATGCTAGGGCACTCCACTTTTGGGATCTCTTTGTGGCTTCTCAGGTGGTTCTCTGTACGGGCTGTGGATCGGTTTCTCCTTATGATGGCACGCTTCATTATGGGCGACACAACCAACATTGGTATTACTCGGCCAAGCCTTGGCCCAATGGAGCTTAAGGGCGTTTATGGTAAAACGCCAGTTCTCGATGTCGGAACCATAGCAAAGATTAAGTCTGGAAGTATTCAT GTTCTTCCGGGAGTGCGTTGTTTTCATGAGCATGGTGTGGAGTTTATTGACGGAAGAACCGAGAACTTTGATGTTGTTATTCTTGCCACAGGTTACAAAAGCAATGTACCTTACTGGTTAAAG GAGAAAACTTTTTTCTCGGAGAAAGATGGTTTTCCAAGAAAGTCAAAAGAGTGGAAAGGAAAAAATGGTCTCTATGCTGTTGGCTTCTCGAGGGGTGGACTTTTAGCGGTGTATAATGATGCAACCAGGATCTCAGAGGATATTGTTCAACAATGGCGTGATATGTGTATGGAAGATGTGAGAGAAACTTCATCCAATCGAAGAGCAGCGTGTCCTATTTGA